In one window of Nerophis ophidion isolate RoL-2023_Sa linkage group LG05, RoL_Noph_v1.0, whole genome shotgun sequence DNA:
- the LOC133553313 gene encoding protein CEBPZOS-like isoform X2 yields MSSKPLSPLAKKAMKVVIVVELLGIFGAYKLFHMMDTSQDFRSTMNRRFPSILEVYYKSSELAGVHGVRERDHLDWGTVQD; encoded by the exons ATGTCTTCAAAACCTTTGTCACCTCTGGCCAAAAAAGCGATGAAGGTTGTCATCGTTGTTGAACTTCTTGGAATCTTTGGAGCCTACAAACTTTTTCACATGATGGACACCAGCCAAg ATTTTAGGAGCACAATGAACAGAAGGTTCCCTAGCATTCTAGAAG TTTACTACAAGTCCAGCGAGCTGGCGGGCGTCCATGGTGTGCGTGAGAGAGACCATCTGGACTGGGGGACCGTGCAGGATTGA
- the nkx2.2b gene encoding NK2 homeobox 2b, with product MVVVISTTNGPDPKLSMSSRGSRRMSFSMKNILDLPGGSGSDDPEEADTHESSVKAHFGQNCQLRHLQLSVHACQDVSVDARQEAASGEVDRRAGGKKRRVLFSKAQTSELERRFQQQRYLSALEREHLAGLIQLTPNQVKIWFQNNRYKTKRARTERSLQALRLLQARRCVIPVLLRDGKLCEQVRGQNQLCLGLPVWTYTQVPNPEQTRMAQTWAN from the exons ATGGTCGTTGTGATCAGCACCACTAATGGACCAGATCCAAAACTCAGCATGTCTTCCAGAGGCAGCAGAAGAATGAGTTTCTCCATGAAGAACATTCTTGACTTACCTGGTGGTTCTGGCTCCGATGACCCGGAGGAGGCCGACACCCATGAGAGTTCCGTAAAGGCTCATTTTGGACAGAACTGCCAACTACGCCACCTGCAGCTGTCAG TCCATGCGTGTCAGGACGTGTCCGTGGACGCACGGCAGGAAGCGGCGAGCGGCGAGGTTGATCGTCGTGCAGGCGGCAAAAAGCGACGCGTCCTCTTCTCCAAAGCGCAAACGTCCGAGCTGGAACGGCGCTTCCAGCAGCAGAGATACCTTTCTGCGCTTGAGAGGGAGCACCTGGCTGGCCTGATCCAGCTTACCCCGAATCAGGTGAAGATCTGGTTCCAGAACAACCGCTACAAGACAAAGAGAGCCCGGACCGAACGCAGCTTGCAGGCGCTGCGGCTGCTGCAGGCGCGCAGGTGCGTCATTCCGGTTCTGCTGCGGGACGGAAAGCTATGTGAACAGGTCAGAGGTCAGAACCAGCTGTGCTTAGGTCTTCCTGTGTGGACATACACACAAGTGCCGAACCCGGAGCAGACCCGCATGGCTCAGACTTGGGCCAATTGA